A genomic window from Streptomyces sp. 846.5 includes:
- the scpB gene encoding SMC-Scp complex subunit ScpB — MPLPDPGASAVELKPALEAILMVVVEPTTSAHLAEVLERPKRAVERALRELAAEYTAQGRGFELRFVAGGWRYYSRAECSPAVDRFVLDGQHARLTQAALETLAVIAYRQPVSRSRVSAVRGVNCDGVMRTLVQRGLVEETGSEPETGAILYRTTQTFLERMGLRGLDELPELAPFLPEADDVEADSQEGSAIAEAVATSR, encoded by the coding sequence CTGCCGCTGCCCGACCCGGGCGCGTCCGCGGTGGAGCTGAAGCCTGCTCTGGAGGCGATCCTGATGGTGGTCGTCGAGCCGACGACCAGCGCCCATCTCGCAGAGGTGCTGGAGCGGCCGAAGCGGGCCGTCGAGCGCGCGCTGCGGGAGCTGGCCGCCGAGTACACCGCGCAGGGACGCGGTTTCGAGCTGCGCTTCGTGGCCGGGGGCTGGCGCTACTACAGCCGTGCGGAGTGCTCACCGGCGGTCGACCGCTTCGTCCTGGACGGCCAGCACGCCCGGTTGACGCAGGCCGCGCTGGAGACCCTGGCGGTCATCGCCTACCGTCAGCCGGTGTCCAGATCGCGGGTGTCCGCCGTTCGTGGTGTGAACTGTGACGGCGTCATGCGTACCCTTGTGCAGAGGGGTCTGGTCGAGGAGACCGGGTCCGAACCGGAAACAGGAGCCATCCTGTACCGGACGACGCAAACATTTTTGGAACGGATGGGGCTGCGCGGCCTTGACGAGCTGCCGGAGCTGGCCCCCTTCCTGCCTGAGGCCGACGACGTGGAAGCGGACTCGCAGGAGGGCTCAGCGATCGCCGAGGCGGTCGCCACGAGCAGGTGA
- a CDS encoding segregation/condensation protein A produces the protein MSVPVVPVSPDASPEEAEPSGGFLVHLHNFDGPFDLLLSLIAKHKLDVTEVSLSQVTDDFIAHIRAMGPDWDLDLASEFLVVAATLLDLKAARLLPVAELEDEEDLALLEARDLLFARLLQYRAYKQIAALFEQRWAEEQKRRPRTAGLEPHHAALLPEVVISLTPEAFARLAVRAMEPKPKPVVYVDHIHTPKVSVREQAALLLERLQQLGQASFRTLTEDAPDVLTVVARFLALLELYRERVLLFDQPEALGELLVQWIGEEGAQVEVSEEFDTEGSGTEEGDRR, from the coding sequence GTGAGCGTCCCTGTCGTACCCGTATCGCCTGACGCGTCTCCCGAAGAGGCGGAGCCGTCCGGTGGGTTCCTGGTGCACCTGCACAACTTCGACGGGCCGTTCGACCTGCTGCTCAGCCTCATCGCCAAGCACAAGCTGGACGTCACCGAGGTCTCGCTGTCCCAGGTCACCGACGACTTCATCGCCCACATCAGGGCCATGGGCCCGGACTGGGACCTGGACCTGGCCAGCGAGTTCCTGGTGGTCGCGGCGACCCTCCTGGACCTCAAGGCAGCCCGGCTGCTCCCCGTCGCCGAGCTGGAGGACGAGGAGGACCTGGCCCTGCTGGAGGCGCGCGACCTGCTGTTCGCGCGGCTGCTCCAGTACCGGGCCTACAAGCAGATCGCCGCGCTGTTCGAGCAGCGCTGGGCGGAGGAGCAGAAGCGCCGCCCCCGGACCGCCGGGCTGGAGCCGCACCATGCCGCACTGCTGCCCGAGGTGGTCATCAGCCTCACCCCAGAGGCCTTCGCCCGGCTGGCCGTGAGGGCGATGGAGCCCAAGCCCAAGCCGGTGGTCTACGTCGACCACATCCACACGCCCAAGGTGAGCGTGCGCGAGCAGGCCGCGCTGCTGCTGGAGCGGCTGCAGCAGCTGGGGCAGGCCAGCTTCCGCACCCTGACCGAGGACGCCCCGGACGTGCTGACGGTGGTGGCCAGGTTCCTGGCGCTGCTGGAGCTCTACCGCGAGCGGGTGCTGCTGTTCGACCAGCCGGAGGCGCTGGGGGAGCTGCTGGTGCAGTGGATCGGGGAGGAAGGGGCACAGGTCGAGGTGAGCGAGGAGTTCGACACCGAGGGCTCCGGGACCGAGGAAGGCGACAGGCGATGA
- a CDS encoding ParA family protein: MNESTFAPGGGQPGLVQDVAGPSGEESMDVRTFDARQATPEYDTHHYPGRTDPYQAAARHSEVPEPVVYNATAYDAVEPGLVYAELPDGQFYDPDAEYEPDPEYAATLAPDAARQRRERVGPTGRPLPYFPIPSPLTEHGPAKIVAMCNQKGGVGKTTSTINLGAALAEYGRRVLLVDFDPQGALSVGLGVNPMELDLTVYNLLMERGLTADEVLLKTAVPGMDLLPSNIDLSAAEVQLVSEVARESALARALKPLLPDYDYVIIDCQPSLGLLTVNALTAANSVIVPLECEFFALRGVALLTETIEKVCERLNPDLRLDGILATMYDSRTVHSREVLARVTEAFGDHVFHTVIGRTVRFPETTVAGEPITTYASNSVGAAAYRQLAREVLARCPVE, from the coding sequence GTGAATGAGTCGACATTTGCTCCCGGGGGTGGTCAGCCAGGACTGGTGCAGGACGTCGCCGGTCCCTCCGGGGAGGAGTCGATGGACGTGCGCACCTTTGACGCCCGCCAGGCGACGCCCGAGTACGACACCCACCACTACCCCGGCCGGACCGATCCCTACCAGGCCGCCGCGCGCCACTCCGAGGTGCCCGAGCCGGTCGTCTACAACGCCACGGCCTACGACGCCGTGGAGCCGGGCCTGGTCTACGCCGAACTGCCGGACGGTCAGTTCTACGACCCCGACGCCGAGTACGAGCCCGACCCGGAGTACGCCGCCACACTGGCGCCCGACGCGGCCCGGCAGCGCCGTGAGCGGGTCGGCCCCACCGGCCGTCCGCTGCCGTACTTCCCGATCCCCTCACCGCTCACCGAGCACGGTCCGGCCAAGATCGTGGCGATGTGCAACCAGAAGGGCGGGGTGGGCAAGACCACCTCGACCATCAACCTGGGCGCGGCGCTGGCCGAGTACGGCCGGCGGGTGCTGCTGGTCGACTTCGACCCGCAGGGCGCGCTCTCGGTCGGCCTCGGCGTCAACCCGATGGAACTGGACCTGACGGTCTACAACCTGCTCATGGAGCGGGGCCTGACGGCCGACGAGGTGCTGCTGAAGACCGCCGTCCCCGGCATGGACCTGCTGCCGTCCAACATCGACCTGTCGGCCGCCGAGGTGCAGCTGGTCAGCGAGGTGGCCCGGGAGTCCGCGCTGGCGCGGGCGCTCAAGCCGCTGCTGCCGGACTACGACTACGTCATCATCGACTGCCAGCCGTCGCTGGGCCTGCTCACGGTCAACGCGCTGACCGCGGCCAACAGCGTCATCGTGCCGCTGGAGTGCGAGTTCTTCGCGCTGCGCGGGGTCGCGCTGCTCACCGAGACCATCGAGAAGGTCTGCGAGCGGCTCAACCCCGACCTGCGCCTGGACGGCATCCTGGCGACCATGTACGACTCCCGCACGGTGCACAGCCGTGAGGTGCTGGCCCGGGTCACCGAGGCCTTCGGCGACCATGTCTTCCACACCGTCATCGGCCGCACGGTGCGCTTCCCGGAGACCACGGTGGCCGGCGAGCCGATCACCACCTACGCCTCCAACTCGGTCGGCGCCGCCGCGTACCGCCAGCTCGCCAGGGAGGTGCTCGCCCGGTGCCCCGTCGAGTGA
- the ald gene encoding alanine dehydrogenase, protein MKVGIPREVKNHEYRVAITPAGVHELVRNGHQVVVEQNAGVGSSISDEEYVSAGAEILPTADEVWAAADLLLKVKEPIAEEYHRLRKGQTLFTYLHLAASRECTDALLASGTTAIAYETVQLANGALPLLAPMSEVAGRLAPQVGSYHLMRPAGGRGTLPGGVPGTHAAKAVVIGGGVSGWHAATIAIGMGYDVTLLDRDINKLREADKIFGNRIKAIASNAFELEKAVLEADLVIGAVLIPGAKAPKLVTNELVSRMKPGSVLVDIAIDQGGCFEDSRPTTHAEPTFPVHNSVFYCVANMPGAVPNTSTYALTNATMPYIVELANRGWKEACNRDAALAKGLNAHEGQLTYREVAEAHGLSSVDLADVLA, encoded by the coding sequence GTGAAGGTCGGCATCCCCCGCGAGGTCAAGAACCACGAGTACCGCGTGGCCATCACGCCCGCCGGCGTGCACGAGCTGGTCCGCAACGGGCACCAGGTCGTGGTGGAGCAGAACGCCGGTGTCGGCTCCTCCATCAGCGACGAGGAGTACGTCTCCGCCGGCGCCGAGATCCTCCCCACCGCCGACGAGGTCTGGGCCGCGGCCGACCTGCTGCTCAAGGTCAAGGAGCCGATCGCCGAGGAGTACCACCGCCTCCGCAAGGGCCAGACCCTGTTCACCTACCTTCACCTGGCCGCCTCGCGGGAGTGCACCGACGCCCTCCTCGCCTCCGGCACCACCGCCATCGCCTACGAGACCGTGCAGCTGGCCAACGGCGCCCTGCCGCTGCTCGCGCCGATGTCCGAGGTCGCGGGCCGGCTGGCCCCCCAGGTCGGCTCGTACCACCTGATGCGCCCGGCCGGCGGCCGCGGCACCCTGCCGGGCGGCGTGCCCGGCACCCACGCGGCCAAGGCCGTGGTCATCGGCGGCGGCGTCTCCGGCTGGCACGCGGCGACCATCGCCATCGGCATGGGCTACGACGTGACCCTGCTTGACCGTGACATCAACAAGCTCCGCGAGGCCGACAAGATCTTCGGCAACCGGATCAAGGCCATCGCCTCCAATGCCTTCGAGCTGGAGAAGGCCGTGCTGGAGGCCGACCTGGTCATCGGCGCGGTGCTGATCCCGGGCGCCAAGGCCCCCAAGCTGGTCACCAACGAGCTGGTCTCGCGGATGAAGCCGGGCTCGGTGCTCGTCGACATCGCCATCGACCAGGGCGGCTGCTTCGAGGACTCCCGGCCCACCACGCACGCCGAGCCGACCTTCCCGGTCCACAACTCGGTCTTCTACTGCGTCGCCAACATGCCCGGCGCGGTGCCCAACACCTCCACCTACGCGCTGACCAACGCGACGATGCCGTACATCGTCGAGCTGGCCAACCGCGGCTGGAAGGAAGCCTGCAACCGTGACGCCGCGCTCGCCAAGGGCCTCAACGCGCACGAGGGCCAGCTGACCTACCGTGAGGTGGCCGAGGCGCACGGCCTCAGTTCGGTCGACCTGGCAGATGTACTGGCCTGA
- a CDS encoding tetratricopeptide repeat protein yields MAEANAAEARTVRQNQRRGAVLPAELPEDPPVFAGRQAELAQLRDEVGRPGLGADEESPRCRVLIVAGRRGSGRTALAVRFARTVAADYPDGQFFVRMSEPAGAPVAAERAAELLLEALGEPRPPTPLPDPDSEEPAVDGLAALREALAGRQVLLVLDDVQQAEQVEALLPPTDGCLVVAVTSGPLTGLADARPVVIGGLGASAATAVLVGQAGDTRIVCDPVAARTLAETLACHPMALCLVGGWLRARPRASVTDVLRLLADHTPEPPRVLLAKRPGAAEPGVEPLLRAFDLVHDGLPAPAARLLRLLTLAPGGVADPRTASALLGCPVDAAAVHLATLAEQQLLRPVGPGGRHELPGCLREPLAALLAGDRPAETELARARLLERLTRLLTACCHQLAPAGPAPDPLPGPLRFSGSAEAWQWLDTELPVLRAALDTAVADGALDGLAMRLATALVRALPLWAGGPEPVAADLYALHGTVLDLALRSGLHRQQAAALVNLGDLRATAGEHRRALERYRSALGPARAADDHVAVCRILEAVAGAFRASGDLVRAADWYGRALGLRRRRGEQADEVRLLGRLAAAHTAQGRMGDALKDYRAAAALHRKLGDPAGAVGATLGAARVQELAGNPDQAVRTLRDALEEARGVAGPSGVRLQTQVLLRSAEALERAGDAEGGRARREQAAALGLPKGGGARTGRRRTRPLRSDCGCVSDLVLLVALVNARNRTSLRNCQPIVFFWSDCKAVAILRLHYTRKCRNQCAATVGVPADGPPMCKGRV; encoded by the coding sequence GTGGCGGAAGCTAATGCGGCAGAGGCGCGGACGGTACGTCAGAACCAGCGGCGCGGCGCGGTGCTGCCCGCTGAGCTGCCCGAGGATCCGCCGGTCTTCGCCGGGCGCCAGGCGGAGCTCGCCCAGTTGCGCGACGAGGTGGGCCGGCCCGGCCTGGGAGCGGATGAGGAGAGCCCGCGCTGCCGGGTCCTGATCGTCGCCGGGCGCCGCGGTTCGGGGCGTACCGCGCTGGCCGTCCGCTTCGCCCGCACCGTCGCCGCGGACTACCCGGACGGACAGTTCTTCGTCCGGATGAGCGAGCCCGCCGGCGCGCCCGTCGCGGCCGAGCGGGCGGCCGAGCTGCTGCTGGAGGCGCTCGGCGAGCCCCGGCCGCCGACGCCGCTGCCCGACCCCGACTCCGAAGAACCGGCCGTTGACGGCCTAGCCGCGCTGCGGGAGGCGCTGGCGGGGCGTCAGGTGCTGCTGGTGCTGGACGACGTGCAGCAGGCGGAGCAGGTCGAGGCGCTGCTGCCGCCGACCGACGGCTGCCTGGTGGTGGCGGTGACCTCCGGTCCGCTGACCGGCCTGGCCGACGCCCGTCCGGTGGTGATCGGCGGCCTCGGGGCCTCCGCTGCCACCGCCGTGCTGGTGGGGCAGGCCGGGGACACCCGGATCGTCTGCGACCCGGTGGCGGCGCGGACCCTGGCCGAGACGCTGGCCTGCCACCCGATGGCGCTCTGCCTGGTCGGCGGCTGGCTCAGGGCCAGGCCCAGGGCCTCGGTCACCGATGTGCTGCGGCTGCTGGCCGACCACACCCCCGAGCCGCCCCGGGTGCTGCTGGCCAAGCGGCCCGGCGCGGCCGAACCCGGTGTCGAGCCGTTGCTGCGCGCCTTCGACCTGGTCCACGACGGGCTCCCGGCCCCGGCCGCCCGGCTGCTGCGGCTGCTGACCCTGGCCCCCGGCGGGGTGGCCGACCCCCGTACCGCCTCCGCATTGCTGGGCTGCCCGGTGGACGCCGCCGCGGTGCACCTCGCGACGCTGGCCGAGCAGCAGCTGCTGCGTCCGGTCGGGCCCGGCGGGCGCCATGAGCTGCCCGGCTGCCTGCGCGAACCGCTGGCCGCGCTGCTCGCCGGGGACCGCCCGGCCGAGACCGAGCTGGCCCGGGCCCGGCTGCTGGAGCGGCTCACCCGGCTGCTCACCGCCTGCTGCCACCAGCTCGCGCCGGCCGGGCCCGCCCCCGACCCGCTGCCGGGTCCGCTGCGCTTCAGCGGGTCGGCCGAGGCCTGGCAGTGGCTGGACACCGAACTGCCGGTGTTGCGCGCGGCCCTGGACACCGCCGTCGCCGACGGCGCGCTGGACGGACTGGCGATGCGACTGGCCACGGCGCTGGTACGGGCGCTGCCGCTGTGGGCCGGCGGTCCCGAGCCGGTCGCCGCCGACCTCTACGCCCTGCACGGCACGGTGCTCGACCTCGCCCTGCGCAGCGGGCTGCACCGGCAGCAGGCGGCCGCACTGGTCAACCTGGGGGACCTGCGCGCCACGGCGGGCGAGCACCGCCGGGCGCTGGAGCGCTACCGCTCGGCGCTGGGCCCGGCCCGGGCCGCCGACGACCATGTGGCGGTGTGCCGGATCCTGGAGGCCGTCGCCGGCGCCTTCCGGGCCTCGGGGGACCTGGTCCGGGCCGCGGACTGGTACGGCAGGGCGCTGGGACTGCGCCGCCGGCGCGGCGAGCAGGCCGACGAGGTGCGGCTGCTGGGCCGGCTCGCGGCCGCGCACACCGCGCAGGGACGGATGGGCGACGCGCTGAAGGACTACCGGGCCGCCGCCGCACTGCACCGCAAGCTCGGCGACCCGGCCGGCGCGGTGGGCGCGACGCTGGGCGCGGCCCGGGTGCAGGAGCTGGCGGGCAACCCGGACCAGGCGGTGCGCACGCTGCGGGACGCACTGGAGGAGGCGCGGGGCGTGGCCGGCCCGTCCGGCGTCCGGCTGCAGACCCAGGTGCTGCTGCGGTCGGCCGAGGCGCTGGAGCGGGCCGGGGACGCCGAGGGAGGCCGGGCGCGGCGCGAGCAGGCGGCGGCGCTCGGGCTGCCGAAGGGCGGCGGAGCGAGGACGGGGCGGCGACGCACCCGGCCGTTACGGAGTGATTGCGGTTGTGTGAGCGATTTGGTGCTTTTGGTAGCACTTGTTAACGCGCGCAACCGCACAAGCCTACGAAACTGCCAACCGATCGTATTCTTTTGGTCAGATTGTAAGGCTGTTGCAATCCTCCGGCTTCATTACACTCGGAAGTGCCGCAACCAGTGCGCGGCCACCGTCGGCGTACCCGCCGACGGACCCCCGATGTGCAAGGGACGTGTTTAG
- a CDS encoding NUDIX hydrolase yields the protein MRREPVVDSPEEWPVTASRLSFHGRVWDIRTDEVVMPDGVTAARDYQQHPGAVGVLAIDAQRSVLLVRQYRHPVRHRLWELPAGLLDVPGENPLHAAQRELYEEAHTKAGDWRTLIDFYSSPGGSSEALRIFLAQDLAEADGERFQAEHEELDLEVGRVDLDELVQLVLAGELHNGALVSSVFAAKVALDGGVFGEAGLNGLRAAEAPWPARPFE from the coding sequence ATGCGGCGGGAGCCGGTTGTGGACAGTCCGGAGGAGTGGCCGGTCACGGCCTCGCGGTTGTCGTTCCACGGGAGGGTCTGGGACATCAGGACCGACGAGGTCGTGATGCCCGACGGCGTCACCGCCGCGCGGGACTACCAGCAGCACCCCGGCGCGGTCGGCGTGCTGGCCATCGACGCTCAGCGCAGCGTCCTCCTGGTGCGGCAGTACCGGCACCCCGTGCGTCACCGCCTCTGGGAGCTGCCGGCCGGCCTGCTGGACGTGCCGGGGGAGAACCCGCTGCACGCCGCGCAGCGCGAGCTGTACGAGGAGGCCCACACCAAGGCCGGCGACTGGCGCACGCTGATCGACTTCTACAGCTCGCCCGGCGGCTCCTCGGAGGCGCTGAGGATCTTCCTCGCCCAGGACCTGGCCGAGGCGGACGGCGAACGCTTCCAGGCCGAGCACGAGGAGCTGGACCTGGAGGTCGGCCGGGTCGACCTGGACGAGCTGGTGCAACTGGTCCTCGCGGGCGAACTGCACAACGGCGCGCTGGTGTCCTCGGTGTTCGCGGCCAAGGTCGCACTGGACGGCGGCGTGTTCGGTGAGGCCGGTCTGAACGGCCTGCGCGCTGCCGAAGCCCCCTGGCCGGCGCGACCGTTCGAGTGA
- a CDS encoding CTP synthase gives MAQPHSASSGRNNTTTKHLFVTGGVASSLGKGLTASSLGALLKARGLRVTMQKLDPYLNVDPGTMNPFQHGEVFVTDDGAETDLDIGHYERFLDTNLHGSANVTTGQVYSTVIAKERRGEYLGDTVQVIPHITNEIKSRIRRMATDDVDVVITEVGGTVGDIESLPFLEAVRQVRHEVGRDNVFFVHVSLLPYIGPSGELKTKPTQHSVAALRNIGIQPDAIVLRADREVPQAIKRKISLMCDVDEEAVVAAIDAKSIYDIPKVLHSEGLDAYVVRRLDLAFRDVDWTVWDDLLRRVHEPEHVVKVALVGKYIDLPDAYLSVTEALRAGGFANNAKVEIKWVTSDDCRTPEGAEEQLGDVDAICIPGGFGDRGVDGKVAAITYGREKRIPLLGLCLGLQCVVIEAARNLAGLADANSTEFDPAAQNPVISTMAEQLEIVDGKGDLGGTMRLGLYPAKLAEGSIVREVYGDEPYVEERHRHRYEVNNSYRGELEKAGLVFSGLSPKGDLVEYVEYPREVHPYLVATQAHPELKSRPTRPHPLFAGLVAAAVKRQNGE, from the coding sequence TTGGCACAGCCCCATTCGGCCAGTTCCGGCCGGAACAACACGACGACCAAGCACCTCTTCGTCACCGGGGGCGTCGCCTCCTCGCTCGGCAAGGGGCTCACCGCCTCCAGCCTCGGGGCCCTGCTGAAGGCGCGCGGACTGCGGGTCACCATGCAGAAGCTGGACCCGTACCTCAACGTCGACCCCGGCACCATGAACCCGTTCCAGCACGGTGAGGTCTTCGTCACGGACGACGGCGCCGAGACGGACCTGGACATCGGCCACTACGAGCGCTTCCTGGACACCAACCTGCACGGCTCGGCGAACGTCACCACCGGGCAGGTGTACTCCACCGTCATCGCCAAGGAGCGCCGCGGCGAGTACCTCGGCGACACCGTCCAGGTCATCCCGCACATCACCAACGAGATCAAGTCCCGGATCCGCCGGATGGCGACCGACGACGTCGACGTGGTGATCACCGAGGTCGGCGGCACCGTCGGCGACATCGAGTCGCTCCCGTTCCTGGAGGCCGTCCGCCAGGTCCGCCACGAGGTCGGCCGGGACAACGTCTTCTTCGTGCACGTCTCGCTGCTCCCCTACATCGGCCCCTCCGGCGAGCTCAAGACCAAGCCGACCCAGCACTCCGTCGCCGCGCTGCGCAACATCGGCATCCAGCCCGACGCGATCGTGCTGCGCGCCGACCGCGAGGTGCCGCAGGCCATCAAGCGGAAGATCTCGCTGATGTGCGACGTCGACGAGGAAGCGGTGGTCGCCGCGATCGACGCAAAATCGATCTACGACATCCCCAAGGTGCTGCACAGCGAGGGGCTGGACGCGTATGTCGTCCGCCGTCTCGACCTGGCCTTCCGCGATGTCGACTGGACCGTCTGGGACGACCTGCTGCGCCGGGTGCACGAGCCCGAGCACGTGGTGAAGGTCGCGCTGGTCGGCAAGTACATCGACCTGCCGGACGCCTACCTGTCGGTGACCGAGGCGCTGCGGGCCGGCGGGTTCGCCAACAACGCCAAGGTCGAGATCAAGTGGGTCACCTCGGACGACTGCAGGACCCCCGAGGGCGCGGAGGAGCAGCTCGGCGACGTGGACGCGATCTGCATCCCGGGCGGCTTCGGGGACCGCGGGGTGGACGGCAAGGTCGCCGCGATCACCTACGGCCGTGAGAAGCGGATCCCGCTGCTGGGGCTGTGCCTGGGGCTGCAGTGCGTGGTCATCGAGGCGGCACGGAACCTGGCCGGGCTGGCCGACGCCAACTCGACCGAGTTCGACCCGGCGGCGCAGAACCCGGTGATCTCCACCATGGCCGAGCAGTTGGAGATCGTCGACGGCAAGGGGGACCTGGGCGGGACCATGCGGCTGGGCCTCTACCCGGCGAAGCTCGCCGAGGGGTCCATCGTCCGCGAGGTGTACGGGGACGAGCCGTACGTCGAGGAGCGGCACCGGCACCGCTACGAGGTCAACAACTCGTACCGCGGTGAACTGGAGAAGGCCGGGCTGGTCTTCTCGGGGCTCTCCCCCAAGGGGGATCTGGTGGAGTACGTGGAGTACCCGCGCGAGGTGCACCCGTACCTGGTCGCGACCCAGGCCCACCCGGAGCTCAAGTCCCGCCCCACGCGTCCGCACCCGTTGTTCGCGGGGCTCGTGGCAGCGGCCGTGAAGCGTCAGAACGGCGAGTAA
- a CDS encoding glycoside hydrolase family 15 protein yields MAARIEDYALIGDMQTAALVSRDGSVDWLCLPRFDSPAVFAGLLGTDEHGFWRIGPADPIGKPQTAAPKGLPDFTESGEFRVLPPTAAAPAAPATRRRYRGDSLVLEQEWDTPRGTVRVIDFMPPRGLPERGAVPQMIRIVEGVSGRVRMRSALRMRFSYGRVVPWVHKVEDGDTVRTVAVAGPDSVWLDGEAETYGRDLTTYADFTVAAGQRIAFALTWQPSHLGAPDQPDAEEALATTEEFWQGWASQCTYQGPYREAVIRSLVTLKALTYAPTGGIVAAPTTSLPEDIGGVRNWDYRYTWLRDATITLSSLLRTGYRDEARAWREWLLRAVAGDPENLQIMYGIAGERELTETSLDWLPGYENSTPVRIGNTAAEQLQLDVYGEVVEALHLAHMTGLVRNDHAHLLQLRLISYLEQHWREPDEGIWEVRGPRRHFVHSKVMAWVAVDRTIRMLEETPHEGPLERWRELRDDIHFDVCENGFDRERNTFTQSYGSKELDASLLLIPQVGFLPPDDKRVIGTIEAIQRELLTPDGFVLRYPTSGGEEGVDGLPGDEGAFLACSFWLADDLAMIGRVGEARDLFERLLAIRNDVGLLAEEWDPRLKRQVGNFPQAFSHVPLIDTALRLNAVGGLPAR; encoded by the coding sequence GTGGCCGCTCGTATCGAGGACTACGCCCTCATCGGCGACATGCAGACCGCCGCCCTGGTCAGCCGGGACGGCTCGGTCGACTGGCTGTGCCTGCCCCGCTTCGACTCCCCCGCCGTCTTCGCCGGACTGCTCGGCACCGACGAACACGGCTTCTGGCGGATCGGCCCGGCCGACCCGATCGGAAAGCCGCAGACGGCCGCGCCCAAGGGCCTGCCCGACTTCACCGAGAGCGGCGAGTTCCGGGTGCTGCCGCCGACCGCGGCCGCCCCCGCCGCGCCGGCCACCCGCCGCCGCTACCGCGGCGACTCGCTGGTGCTGGAGCAGGAGTGGGACACCCCGCGCGGCACCGTGCGGGTGATCGACTTCATGCCGCCGCGCGGGCTCCCGGAGCGCGGCGCGGTCCCGCAGATGATCCGCATCGTCGAGGGCGTCAGCGGCCGGGTGCGGATGCGCTCGGCGCTGCGGATGCGCTTCTCCTACGGCCGGGTCGTCCCCTGGGTGCACAAGGTGGAGGACGGGGACACCGTCCGCACCGTCGCCGTCGCCGGACCCGACTCGGTCTGGCTGGACGGCGAGGCCGAGACCTACGGCCGCGACCTCACCACCTACGCCGACTTCACCGTCGCCGCGGGCCAGCGGATCGCCTTCGCGCTCACCTGGCAGCCCTCCCACCTGGGCGCGCCCGACCAGCCGGACGCCGAGGAGGCGCTGGCCACCACCGAGGAGTTCTGGCAGGGCTGGGCCTCCCAGTGCACCTACCAGGGCCCCTACCGCGAGGCCGTGATCCGCTCGCTGGTGACCCTCAAGGCGCTCACCTACGCGCCCACCGGCGGCATCGTGGCCGCCCCCACCACCTCGCTCCCGGAGGACATCGGCGGCGTCCGCAACTGGGACTACCGCTACACCTGGCTGCGGGACGCCACCATCACGCTCTCCTCGCTGCTGCGCACCGGCTACCGCGACGAGGCCCGCGCCTGGCGCGAGTGGCTGCTCAGGGCGGTCGCCGGCGACCCGGAGAACCTGCAGATCATGTACGGGATCGCGGGCGAGCGGGAACTCACCGAGACCTCGCTGGACTGGCTGCCCGGCTACGAGAACTCCACCCCGGTCCGGATCGGCAACACCGCCGCCGAACAGCTCCAGCTGGACGTCTACGGCGAGGTCGTCGAGGCGCTGCACCTGGCCCACATGACCGGATTGGTCCGCAACGACCACGCCCACCTGCTGCAGCTGCGCCTGATCAGCTACCTGGAGCAGCACTGGCGTGAGCCCGACGAGGGCATCTGGGAGGTGCGCGGCCCGCGCCGGCACTTCGTCCACTCCAAGGTGATGGCCTGGGTCGCGGTGGACCGCACCATCCGGATGCTGGAGGAGACCCCGCACGAGGGCCCGCTGGAGCGCTGGCGCGAGCTGCGCGACGACATCCACTTCGACGTCTGCGAGAACGGCTTCGACCGGGAGCGCAACACCTTCACCCAGTCCTACGGCTCCAAGGAGCTGGACGCCTCGCTGCTGCTGATCCCGCAGGTCGGCTTCCTGCCGCCGGACGACAAGCGGGTCATCGGCACCATCGAGGCGATCCAGCGCGAGCTGCTCACCCCCGACGGCTTCGTGCTGCGCTACCCGACCAGCGGCGGCGAGGAGGGCGTGGACGGCCTGCCGGGCGACGAGGGCGCCTTCCTGGCCTGCTCGTTCTGGCTGGCCGACGACCTGGCGATGATCGGCAGGGTGGGCGAGGCCCGCGACCTGTTCGAACGACTGCTGGCGATCCGCAACGACGTGGGCCTGCTCGCCGAGGAGTGGGACCCGCGCCTGAAGCGCCAGGTCGGCAACTTCCCCCAGGCCTTCAGCCACGTCCCGCTGATCGACACCGCCCTGCGCCTGAACGCCGTAGGCGGGCTGCCCGCAAGGTGA